In Vicingus serpentipes, the DNA window CAATATTTACTCAAGCCCAGGATGTGTCTGTTGGCGATGAAAATGCATTAAACATTGCAAAAGCTGAAGAGCTATACAATAATGGTATTACAAAATTTAATGCTAAAGACTTAAATGGAGCAATTGCTGACTTTGATTCAGCTCTGGTTTTAGTTCCTTCTTTCGAAAAAGCATTATTTAATAGAGGTTCTGTTAAATATCAATTAAAAGATTATGCAAGTGCAATTGTTGATTTTAATACGGTAGTTCAACTGAATCCAGATTCAAACAACGCGCATTTTTTATTGGCTCGTTCACATTACGAGAGAAATGAAAAAGACTTGGCAATGGACAATTTCACAAAGGCAATAACAATAGATCCTGCTCATGCTGACGCTTATTATTACAGAGGTGGTATGCTTTTTATGGATGAAAAATATGAAGAAGCATTAAAAGATTATGACAATGCAGTTAAAAACAAACCAAACTATGCTTACGCCTTAAATGATAGAGGCAGTGTAAAAAGAATGTTAAATGATATTCCTGGTGCAATTGCTGATTACAAAAAAGCAGTAGCTGCCGATTCAAAACTTTATTTTTCTTACAACAATTTAGGTAGCGCTTTACGAATTAATAAAAATTATGATGAAGCAATTGCTAATTACTCTAAAGCAATTGAGTTAAAAAACGATTATTACATCGCATACAATAATAGAGGTTATGCTAAACACGAGAAAGGTGATTTTAAAGGTGCAATTGCTGATTTTTCTGACGCTATTCGTTTAAAAGCAAGTTACCC includes these proteins:
- a CDS encoding tetratricopeptide repeat protein — encoded protein: MKKIKISFFVTLFCLTIFTQAQDVSVGDENALNIAKAEELYNNGITKFNAKDLNGAIADFDSALVLVPSFEKALFNRGSVKYQLKDYASAIVDFNTVVQLNPDSNNAHFLLARSHYERNEKDLAMDNFTKAITIDPAHADAYYYRGGMLFMDEKYEEALKDYDNAVKNKPNYAYALNDRGSVKRMLNDIPGAIADYKKAVAADSKLYFSYNNLGSALRINKNYDEAIANYSKAIELKNDYYIAYNNRGYAKHEKGDFKGAIADFSDAIRLKASYPQAFNNRAASKLKLEDYEGAVDDCNKALILQEDFAPAYLNRGIAEEMLRKEDQACEDWQKAASLGLKNGKLFSQQSCN